The DNA sequence GGGGTCCTTGTCGGCGACCGGCCGGCCCTGCGGCCGTTGCCGGGCGTACGCGACGGACTTCAGGTAGCCGGTGTAGCCGAGCGCGGTGGCGCCGGCCCCGATGCCGATGCGCGCCTCGTTCATCATGTGGAACATCAGCGCCAGCCCTCGGTGCGGCTGCCCGACCAGGTAGCCGACCGCTCCGGCCCGCCCGTACGGGCGGTGCACCCCTTCGCCGAAGTTGAGCAGCGTGTTGGTGGTGCCCCGGTAGCCGAGCTTGTGGTTGAGCCCGACCAGCACCACGTCGTTGCGCGGGCCGGGCGTGCCGTCGTCGGCGAGCAGCACCTTCGGCACGATGAACAGCGACAGGCCCTTCACGCCGGGCGGCCCGCCGGGAATGCGGGCGAGCACCAGGTGGACGATGTTCTCGGCCAGTTCGTGGTCCCCGGCGGAGATCCACATCTTGGTGCCGGTCAGCCGGTAGGTGCCGTCGTCCTGCGGCTCGGCCCGGGTGGTCAGGTCGGCCAGCGAGCTGCCGGCCTGCGGCTCGGACAGGCACATGGTGCCGAAGAACCGACCGGCGACCATCGGGCGGACCCAGGTGTCGACCTGTTCGGCGCTGCCGTGGGCGAGCAGCAGGTTGGCGTTGCCGAGCGTGAGGAACGGGTACGCCGAGGTGCCCACGTTGGCGGCCTGGAACCAGGCGAACGCGGCGGCGGCCACCGCGTGCGGGAGCTGCATGCCGCCGACCGACTCGTCCAGCGTGGCGGCGAACAGCCCGGTGTCGGCGAACGCGTCCAGCGCGGCCCTGACCTGCGGAATGGTGCGTACGCGTCCGCCGTCGACGGTGGGTTCGGCGGTGTCGGCGGCGCGGTTGTGCGGGGCGAACCGTTCGGCGGCGACCCGCGCGGCGAGGTCGAGCACCGCGTCGAACGTCTCGCGGGAGTGCTCGGCGTAGCGGGGCCGCTCGGTCAGCCGGGTCACGTCCAGCCAGTCGTGCAGCAGGAACGCCAGGTCACGGCGGGACAGCAGCAGGTCGGACGACGACAACGCGGACTCCTCCCGGTCGGCCGGCCTCAGCCGCGGCGCAGCCCGGCGACGGCCTCCCGCAGGTCATCCTGGCCGATCGGGGCCGGCGGCGCACCCTCCACCGCCTCGCGTCGCGGTGCCCGCCGAGTACGGGATGGGTCCTGGAAGCGTCGCGTCAGCCTGTCGTCAGCAGGCTGCGCGAGTCTTCTGGGCACCGGCCCGGTCGAAGGAACCGGGCCGGTGCTCGGACCCTCGGCGATTGGATCATCACTGGTGAAAAAGCCTCCCTCCATGGCGGCGGCCCTCTGCGTCACGGCCACCCTGACCACATGCGCACTGCTGGGCGCCTCCCCCGCCCTGGGCGCGGAGTCGGGATCGGACCTGCCGCCGGCCCTCGCCCCGCTGACCGCCCAGTACCAGACGGTCGCGTGCGATCCCGCAGGTCCCACCACGGGCGACGGGACGCTCGCCACCCAACTGAACTCGCGGCTGAACTCGGACATGCGGGGCTACCTGACGGCGTACCGCGTGTCCTGCGCGCGGGAGGTGGTCGAGGCGGTGCGGGCGCGAGGGCTGGCTTCGCGCGCGGCGGTCATCGCGATCACCACCGTGATCGTCGAGACCCACCTGCAGAACATCAGTGAGGAGGTGGACCACACCAGCCTCGGCCTGTTCCAGCAGCAGGAGTGGTGGGGCACCCGGGCCGAGCGGCTCAACCCGGCCTCGGCCACGAACGCCTTCCTCGACGCGATGGTGCGGAAGTATCCCAACGGCAGTTGGGCCAGCGCTCCGATCGGCGAGGTCTGCCAAGCGGTGCAGGTGTCGGCCTACCCCGACCGCTACCAGGTCCAGGCGCCGGACGCGCAGATCATCGTCGATGCGCTCTGGGATGCCGCCGGTCCCCGTACCGAGGACGTGCCGATCTCGGGTGACTGGAACGGCGACGGCATCGACACCGTCGGCGTCTTCCGACCCAGCAACTCCACCTTCTACCTCCGCGACACCAACAGCGGCGACGCCACCCGCATCTTCAAATTCGGCCACGGCCCCTCCGGCGACATCCCCGTCGCCGGCGACTGGAACAACGACGGCAAAGACTCCGTCGGCGTCTTCCGCCCCACCAACTCCACCTGGTACCTCACCAACGGCACCACCACCAACACCAACACCACCGACCACGAATTCATCTTCGGACACGGCCCCTCCGGCGACCAACCCATCGCCGGCGACTGGAACAACAACGGCTACGACTCCGTCGGCGTCTTCCGCCCCACCAACTCCACCTGGTACCTCACCAACGGCACCACCACCAACACCAACGACACCAACTACGAATTCAAATTCGGACACGGCCCCTCCGGCGACCAACCCATCGCCGGCGACTGGAACAACAACGGCTACGACTCCGTCGGCGTCTTCCGCCCCACCAACTCCACCTGGTACCTCACCAACGGCACCACCACCGCCACCAACACCACCGACCACGAATTCATCTTCGGACACGGCCCCTCCGGCGACATCGCCGTACCCGGCCAATGGAACACCAACGCCAACACCACCCCCGGAGTCCGCCGCCCCAGCAACAACACCGTCTACCTCCGCAACACCAACAGCGGCGGCCCCGTCGACACCCAATTCATCTACGGCATCTGACCACCACCACCACGGCGGGACCCGGACACCACCGGGTCCCGCCGCGGTGGCAGTGGGGTCAACCGGGCCTCGATCGCCTCGCACTCGCGCTCCCGGTCGGGAAGGAACGTCGTCCCGAGCAGGTCCCGGAGAGCCGCACAGTGCTGCCGGGCCGCCTCCGGCTCACCCCGGCGGATCGCCACCTTCGCCCGCACGATGAGGGCATCGCTGTGCAGTGCCCGGTAGGCGTTGCGGGAAGCGATGAGGACGGCGTCCTCCGCAGTCCGGCCGGCCTCCTCGGCGGCGCCTTCGAGCAGGGCGGCCTCGGCGAGACCGATGGCCGCCTGGCATTCGAAGTACTGGAAGCCCCGGTTCCGGCTGATCGCCAGGCTCTCGGTGAACCGGGCACGGGCGTCATCGACAGCGCGGCTTCCCAGCAGCGCGAAGCCCAGGGTGTTGAGGGTGGCCGCCTCGGCCCGCAGGTTGCGCAGTTTCCGGGCCAGCCGCACCGCCTCGGCGGCGTTGTGCACGGCCGACACCCACTCGTGCAACTGCCGGTCGAGCTGGCTCAGCTCATCGAGCACCGACAGCTCACGCAGCGTCGCCCCGCTACGACGGTAGTAGTCGAGTGCGGTCTCGAAGTGGGCGCGCGCGGGCTCGAAGTCTTCCATCTGTCGCAGGACCATCGCCAGGTTGTGCCGGTTGGCCATCGCCGACGGATTGCGCGCCGACCTCTCGTTCAACTGCTGAGCCGCCGTCAGGTACCCGGCCGCCTCGGCGAGCTGCCCCCGTTCGTGGCACAGCGTGCCCAGGTCGTTCAATGTCACCGCCCGAACGTGGTGGAACTCGGGGCCGTCCCCCAGTGTCAGGGCCCGCTGGTATAGCTCCTGCGCCTCGTCCGGGTGGCCCAGCTCGGCCTGCACGAGCCCGAGGTTGTGCGACAGGTACGCCTCGCCGACGAGCCAGCCGCTGCCGCGGGCGGCCTCGATGCCCCGTCGGTAGGCGTCGGCGGCCAGGTGATGCTTACCCGCCGCCCAGTGCGCCTGCCCGATGGTCTGATGCATGGCGGCCTGGGCCAGCACGTTGCCCGCAGCCTCCGCGGCGGCGAGCCCGGCCGACCCGGTCGCGAGCCAGGCGAGCACGTCTCCCGAGACGAAGAAGTAGCCACGGAGCTGGTCGGCCAGTTGCCAGGACCGTGCGCCGTGTCCGTCCGCCGCGGCGACCTCGACCGCGGCGAAGAGGTTCGACGCCTCCCGGCTGAGCCATCCCGTCGCGGCGTCGAGGTCGGGAAACGGGTTCTCGGCCGGGTCGACGTCGATCGGCAGCCGCACCATGTCGGCGTAGACCAGGTCCATCGCCGAGGCGGTGCGCGTCAGGTACCAGGTGTAGAGCCGGCCCAGGGCCGCGGCGCGGTCGACGGGCGTCTCGCGGGTCTCGCCGGCCCGCAGCGCGTAGAGGCGCAGCAGGTCGTGGTACCGGTAGCGGCCCGCACCGCCGGGCTGGAGCAGGTTCTCCGCGACAAGGCGCTCCAGCGCCGTCCGGACACCGCGCTGCTCCGTGCCGAGCAGCGCGGCGACCGCGGCGGCCGAGAAGTCCTCCCCGGGGATGAGCGCGGCGGTGTGGAAGACCTCGGCCGCCGCCGACGGCAGGGCGCGGCAGCTGATGGCGAAACTGCTCGTCACGGTACGGTCGCCGAGGCTGAATTGGGCGAGCCGCAGCCGCTCGTCGGTCAGGCCCTGGAGGACCTCGGCGACCGTACTCCCCGGTCGGCCCGCCAACCGGCCCGCCATCAGCCGCACCGCGATCGGCAACCGGCCGCACGCGTCGACCAGGGCCTCGGCCTCCCCGCGTTCGGTCTGGACCCGGGCCGCACCGAGCTTGATCCGCAGCAGGTCCAGCGCCTCGTCCGACGTGAACACCGGCAGGAGCGTCGTGGCGGCGCCGTCCAACTCCTCACACTGGTTACGGCTGGTGACCAGGACCGCGCTTCCGCCCGGACCGGGCAGCAGCAGGCGGATCTGGGCGGCGTTGTGCGCGTTGTCGAGCACGATCAGCACCCGTCGGTCGGCGAGCACGCTGCGGTAGAGCGCGGCGGCCTCGTCCTCGTCACCGGGGACGGCACGAGCCTCGACCCCGAGGGCCTTCAACAGTCGGGCGAGCCCGTACGCGACCGCTACCGGCCGGTCGTCGCCACCGCGGAGGTCGATGTAGAGCTGCCCGTCCGGGAAGTCCCGCCGGAGCCCCCAGGCCGCCTTCAGGGCGAGGCTGGTCTTGCCGACGCCGGCCATGCCGGAAATGACGCGGACGACAGGTGATCCGCGCTCCGGGTAGCGGAATGCGCGTTCGATCTCACGCAGCTCACCGGCACGTCCGCAGAAGTCCACCGGTGGCGCCGGCACCTGCTGCGGCGTGACGGCGCCACGGAGGTCCACCGGCGTACCCGCGCCTCGATCCCCCGGCCCACCGATCACGGCCTGCCGCGCCTCGATCAACTCGCGGCCGGGGTCGACGCCCAGTTCCTCGGCGAGCCGCTGGCGGACACTCTCGAAGGCTTCGATCGCGGCGGCCTGCTGCCCGGAGGCGGCGAGCGCGACGACCAGCCGCGCGTGCAACGACTCGTGCCACGGGAACCGCCCCGCCAGCCGGCGCAGAAGCGGAAGGACCTGCCGCTGCTGGTGCACCACCTCCCCGAGAGCCGCCAGGCGCACGGCCGCCTCCACGCGTTCCTCGGCCAGCGCGGTGATCAACGGATCACCGGCGAGTTCCGGCACGTCCTGGGCGGCGTCGTCGCCACGCCACATGTCCAACGCGTCGAGGAGCAGTTCGAAGGCGCGCCCGGGGGGCAGGGCCGGCGCGCCGGCGTCGAGAAGACGGGACCGGTAGGCCACCAGATCGAGTCGCTCGGGATCGGCCCGCAGTTGGTACCCGCCCGATCCGAGGATCACCGACGGCGCCCGGTCCGGGTGCGGTGTCGGCTCCAGCAGGCGACGGATCCGACTGATGTGGGTCTGCACCACGTTGGTCGCCGACGTCGGCGGCGTGTCTCCCCACAGAAGATGGATGAGCTCCGCGCGGCTCACGGGGCGACCGGGAGTCAGCGCGAGGCGTGCCAACACGACACGGTGCCGTCCGGCCCGGAGATCGGTGGGCTGACCGTCCCGGGTGACCAGCAGCGGTCCCAGCACCGAGATCCGGGCCGGGCCGGTCGCCTCGAGTCGTTCCCACTGCGGCGGCCGGACGAGCTGCTTCATCCGCGCGCGGTCCTCGTGGGGAAGCCCCAGAGCGTCCGCGAGCGCCTGGAGGGAACGTCCTCGCGGCCTCCCGCTACGACCCTGTTCGAGGTCACGAACCACACCGACGCTGACCCCGGCCCGATCTGCGAGATCGGCCTGGGTCAGGCCGCGGCCGACCCGGGCGCGCCGGAGTAGCTCGCTGAGGCCACCATGCCCGTCATCCATCGTCGACACTCCCCCGTACGCATGATCGTCGACCCGAGGGGCCGCCCCGCGGCACCCCCGGCGGCTGGCTCATCGACGGGTAGCCGGCGATCGATGCGCCGACGGCGTGACGACCTGACTCCTACCTCTGTGCGGAGAGATCGTAGTACGAGTTTCACTACAGGATCTGTCCCTCCAGTCGGGCGTCAGGAGCACTCCTCACACTCTGGGCAAGGCGAGCGGCAAGCACGCCAGAACAGACGAGGAGAACACATTGCAGTCATACGCTCGACGAAGCGGCTGGTGGGCCCGCCGGTCGCTGGTGCCGGTGGCGGTGCTGGCCGCGGCCCTGGCCTCGACGCCGACTGTGGCGTCCGCGACGCCCGACAACTCCGCGGTGGACGCGGCCGGGCTGGCGGTCACCGCCGTCCCGGGCGACCCGGCGCTGCCCGAATACCCGGGCCTGGCGCCACGGGCGGGAGCGTTCGCCGCGGTGAGCACCACGCCGATACCCTGCGGTGACAACGGTTCCGACAAGGGCATGCAGCGATCGGATGCGGTCAACCGGGCACGTAGCTGGCTGAGCGTGGGTGGTGTCCCCTACAGCCAGAACCGCTGCTACGAGAACCAGTACGGCGACTACCGCACCGACTGCTCGGGGTTCGTGGCGATGGCATGGGGGCTCGGCGGCTCGGGGAGCTCGTTCTGGACCGGGAACCTGGACAGCCGGTCGCACCCGATCGCACGCGGTGATCTCGCCCCGGGCGATGCGCTGCTCCGGCACACCGGGGATCCCAGCGAGAACCACGTCGCCCTGTTCGTGAAGTGGAGCGACTCCGCGCACACCGCTCCGGTGGTGATCGAGCAGACGGGCAGCTCGGGCACGATCGAACGGACCTGGACCTCCGGCTACGCCGGCCTGTACACCCCGGTCCGCTACGACAACATCCTTGAGGACGTGTCCCCGGAGGACGTGCCGATCTCGGGTGACTGGAACGGCGACGGCATCGACACCGTCGGCGTCTTCCGACCCAGCAACTCCACCTTCTACCTCCGCGACACCAACAGCGGCGACGCCACCCGCATCTTCAAATTCGGCCACGGCCCCTCCGGCGACATCCCCGTCGCCGGCGACTGGAACAACGACGGCAAAGACTCCGTCGGCGTCTTCCGCCCCACCAACTCCACCTGGTACCTCACCAACGGCACCACCACCAACACCAACACCACCGACCACGAATTCATCTTCGGACACGGCCCCTCCGGCGACCAACCCATCGCCGGCGACTGGAACAACAACGGCTACGACTCCGTCGGCGTCTTCCGCCCCACCAACTCCACCTGGTACCTCACCAACGGCACCACCACCAACACCAACGACACCAACTACGAATTCAAATTCGGACACGGCCCCTCCGGCGACCAACCCATCGCCGGCGACTGGAACAACAACGGCTACGACTCCGTCGGCGTCTTCCGCCCCACCAACTCCACCTGGTACCTCACCAACGGCACCACCACCGCCACCAACACCACCGACCACGAATTCATCTTCGGACACGGCCCCTCCGGCGACATCGCCGTACCCGGCCAATGGAACACCAACACCAACACCACCCCCGGAGTCCGCCGCCCCAGCAACAACACCGTCTACCTCCGCAACACCAACAGCGGCGGCCCCGTCGACACCCAATTCATCTACGGCATCTGACCACCACCACCACGGCGGGACCCGGACACCACCGGGTCCCGCCGCGGTGGCGCGCCCGGTCGCAGTCGCGGCGGGCCGGTCGGAAGCGGCAGGGCCGGCCTCAGCCGCGGCGCAGCCCGGCGACGGCCTCCCGCAGGTCATCCTGGCCGATCGGGGCCGGCGGCGCACCCTCCGCGGCCTCCCGTAGCGCCTTGGCGAGTTGCACCCGACGCAGTGCCTCGCGCAGGTCCGCGCCGGTGAGCCCGGCCGTGTCGGCGGCCAGCGCGGCCGGGTCGAGGTCGTCGGCGAACATCCGGAAGCCGGGCTGCTCGTGCCGGTCGATCAGCTCGCGGATCATCTTGGTGAGGATCTCCGCGCGACCGGTGTCGTCCGGCGCCGGGATGGCGATCTTCAGGTCGAAGCGGCCGGAGCGGATCAGTGAGGCGTCGACGCGCTGCGGGAAGTTGGTGGTGGCCACCACGATGACGTCCGGGTTCTCCTCGAACAGCGTGTTCATCTCCTGCTTGAAGATGCCGGCGACGGCGTTGACCGCCTGGCTGGCCGCGTCGCCGCCGGCGCCCGCGTAGCTGATGATCGAGTCGAACTCGTCGAAGAGCATCACGGTGGGCCGGCGGTAGCGGCGGGCGTCGCGGAAGATGCGCTTGATGTTGCGCTCGGAGCCGCCGAGGTACTTGTCCAGGATCTCCGGCGTGCGGATCTCCACGAAGTCCGCGCCGACCTCGTTGGCCAGCGCCCGGGCCAGCATGGTCTTGCCGGTGCCCGGCGGGCCGTACATCAGGATGCCCTGCGGCCGGCGCGCGCCCCAGCGGGCCATCGCCGCCGGGTGCCGGAACGACACCGCCACCTCGCGGAACCGGGCGACCACGTCGGTCAGGCCGCCGACCTGGTCGAGCGTCACCGTCGTGCTGCGCGGCGCGGCCACCGTGGCGCTGCGGGGCGCGGCCACCGTGACCGGCCGCCGCCCCACCCGGTACGTCCGTCCGCGCAGCACCGTCGGCTCCAGGCTGTCGCCGGTCAGTTCGCGGACGGCCTGGAGCAGCAGGCCGAGCACCACGCGCAGGTGCTCCGGTCCCACCTCGGCGCTGGGCACGTCGACGCGGATGCGTACCGTGCCGTTGTCCTGCTCGACGCGCGGGCGCACGCCGGCGGACTCGGCGGCGCGCAGCACGGCCCGGCCGGCCGGGTCGCGCGGCGGCGTGGCCAGCGCGGTGCCGGCCGGTCGCAGCCCGAGCCGGCGGGTCGCCTCGGCGGCCACCCGACCCACCGCGGCGGCCGGGCCGTCGCCGCCGCGCGCGGCGAGCCGCTCGGCCAGCAGCAGGCCGACCGGGCCGGCCAGCCCGAGGGCGAGCAGGCCGGCCGGCGCGGCCTCCACCCGCAGGTACGCCTCGAAACGGTGCACCGGCCGCTCGTCGACGGCGTCGACGCGCAGGGTGCAGCGGACCTCCCGCACCGGGGCGGGGAAGTCGGCGCCGGCCAGCAGCTCCACCGGCCCGTCCTGGGCGGCGGCGAGCAGCCCGGCCGGGTCGACGATGCGCACCTCGGCGCCGAGCAGCGGCACCGTCTCCTCGTCCGGCCGCACGTCGTACCCGGTCATGGGTCCTCTTCCCTCGCGGCGATGTCTGCCACGAGTCTGGCACCGGCCGGGCCGGGCGGCCAACCGCTCAGCCGGCGTCGGCGAGCAGCGCGTCGACCAGGTCGCGGGGCAGCCCGTGGGTGTCGTGCAGCCAGTGGTAGTCGGGTTCGGTCAGCGGGCCCCGCGCCCGGACCCGCTCGACCAGCGGCCGACCGCGCCGCAGCAGCCCCCGGAACCGGCGCTCCTCGTCGCGCAGCGCCGCCCGCAGCGGGCCGGGCTCGCCCGGCTGGCGGAACCGGCGCAGCGTGTCGTCGTATCCGGTCAGCGGCAGCTCGTCCAGGCTCCGCGCCGGGTCGTCGCGCCACAGCACGGTCAACGCGCGGCGCAGCAGCCGGCGCAGCACGTAGCCGCGGCCGGTGTTGCCCGGGCGTACCCCGTCGCCCAGCACGACCACCGCGGACCGCAAATGGTCGGCGACCACGCGCAGGTCCGCGCCGCGCAGGCCCCACCGGTCGCGGACCGCGCCCACCCACGGGCTCAACCCGGCGCCGGTGAACACGGACCGGTCGCCGCGCAGCACCATCTCCAGCCGCTCCAGGCCCATGCCGGTGTCGATGCTGGACACCGGCAGCGGCGTGAGCCGGCCGTCGGAATGCCGGTGGTGTCGCATCTGCACGTGGTTCCACACCTCCACCCAGCGTCCGTCGCCGCTCGGGGTGCCGGTCGGCGGGCCGTCACCGGTCCACACGAAGATCTCCGAGTCCGGTCCGCACGGGCCGGTCGGGCCGTTGGACCACCAGTTGTCCGCGCCGAGCGCCTCCACCGGCACGCCGAGCGCGGCCCAGGTGTCCCGCGCCGTCTCGTCCGGCCCGAGCCCGTGGCCGTCCCCGCCGAAGATCGTCGCGTGCAGCTTCCCCGGCGGGATGCCGTAGCCGTCGGTGAGCAGGTCGAAGCCCCAGCGCAGGCTGGTCGCGATGTCGTAGTCACCGAGCGACCAGGAACCGAGCATCTGGAACACGGTCAGGTGGGTCCGGTCGCCCACCTCGTCCAGGTCGGTGGTGCGCAGGCACCGCTGCACGTTGACCAGGCGGCGTCCGCCCGGGTGCGGGCGCCCCAGCAGGTACGGCGTGAGCGGGTGCATGCCGGACGTGGTGAACAGCACCGGGTCGCCGGGCGGCGGCACCAGGGAACTCTCCGGCGCGTCGGAGTGCCCGAGACGGTGGTAGTGCTCTCCGAAGATGCGGATGATCTCGTCGGGTGTCATGGCGGGTGCCTTCCGGGTACGGGCGACCGGACGGCCCGCGCGACGGCGGTCATGACACACGACGACGCCGGCGGACCGTCTCCGGTCGCCGGCGTGAAAGTGGGGCAGGTCAGGCGGCGGCAACCGGCGAGCGGGAAGCTCGCGCGGCTGCGGCGGTGATCGATCGCCAGCTCTGCATACCGCCAACGCTATCCCACTTCCCTCCCCCTGCCCACCGCTTTCCCCTCCCACCCGCTCGCTCCGCGCCCCACGCCACTCCGCCCTTCACCCCGCTCCGCGCCCCACGCCACTCCACGCCGCACTCGCGCCGCGCCCCACGCTGCTCCGCGCTGATTCACGGAAAGCGTGGCTAACAACGCCTGGATAGCCACGCTTTCCGTGAATCAGCGCGCTCTGGGAGTGGGGGCGGAGGTGAGCAGGTGGTGGTAGAGGGCGGTCAGGCGTTCGGCCTGGGCCTCCCAGGTCCAGGTGGGCAGCGGCGAGTCCGGGCCGTCGTAGGCGGCGCGGTAGCGGGCCGGGTCGGCGAGCACCGCCCGCACGGCTCGGGCCAGGTCGGCGGCGTCCCGGGCGCGGAACACCTCACCCTGGCCGGTGGCCCGGACCGTGTCGGCCATGGTGCGGACGTCGCTCACCACGATCGGCAGCCGCGCGTGCGCGTACTCGAAGAACTTGGTGATCAACGCGATCTCGTGGTTGGGCCAGTGGTGCAGCGGAATGAGCCCGACGTCGGCGGTGGCGAGGAACGCGACGAGCTGCCGGTGCGGCACGTACGGCAGCACGTGCACCCGGTCGGCGACACCGTGCCGGGCGGCACGCGCCACGACCTGCCGGACGTAGGTGGCGGCCGGGTCGGCGACGACCAGGGCCAGGTGTACGCCGGGCAGCCGGGGCAGCGCCTCGACCACGGTGTCCACGCCGCGCTGGACGGCCATCGCACCGCTGTAGACCAGCAACGGGGTGCCGGCGGCCACGCCGCAGCGGGCCCGGAGGTCGGGTGCACCCCGTTCGTCCGCCTCGCCCGGCTCGGATGCGGCCCCGGCGACCGACGCGCGCTCGACCACCGGCACGAACTCGGCGGCAGCCACCGGCGCGGCGACAACGACCGGTTCGACGGCAGAGGCCGACCCGACGGCGGTGACCGGTCCGACGGCAGAGGCCGACCCGACAGCAGCGACCGGCGCGGCGACAACGACCGGTTCGGCGACGGTGACCGGGGCGT is a window from the Micromonospora sp. DSM 45708 genome containing:
- a CDS encoding alanine--tRNA ligase-related protein; amino-acid sequence: MTPDEIIRIFGEHYHRLGHSDAPESSLVPPPGDPVLFTTSGMHPLTPYLLGRPHPGGRRLVNVQRCLRTTDLDEVGDRTHLTVFQMLGSWSLGDYDIATSLRWGFDLLTDGYGIPPGKLHATIFGGDGHGLGPDETARDTWAALGVPVEALGADNWWSNGPTGPCGPDSEIFVWTGDGPPTGTPSGDGRWVEVWNHVQMRHHRHSDGRLTPLPVSSIDTGMGLERLEMVLRGDRSVFTGAGLSPWVGAVRDRWGLRGADLRVVADHLRSAVVVLGDGVRPGNTGRGYVLRRLLRRALTVLWRDDPARSLDELPLTGYDDTLRRFRQPGEPGPLRAALRDEERRFRGLLRRGRPLVERVRARGPLTEPDYHWLHDTHGLPRDLVDALLADAG
- a CDS encoding FG-GAP repeat domain-containing protein; the protein is MAAALCVTATLTTCALLGASPALGAESGSDLPPALAPLTAQYQTVACDPAGPTTGDGTLATQLNSRLNSDMRGYLTAYRVSCAREVVEAVRARGLASRAAVIAITTVIVETHLQNISEEVDHTSLGLFQQQEWWGTRAERLNPASATNAFLDAMVRKYPNGSWASAPIGEVCQAVQVSAYPDRYQVQAPDAQIIVDALWDAAGPRTEDVPISGDWNGDGIDTVGVFRPSNSTFYLRDTNSGDATRIFKFGHGPSGDIPVAGDWNNDGKDSVGVFRPTNSTWYLTNGTTTNTNTTDHEFIFGHGPSGDQPIAGDWNNNGYDSVGVFRPTNSTWYLTNGTTTNTNDTNYEFKFGHGPSGDQPIAGDWNNNGYDSVGVFRPTNSTWYLTNGTTTATNTTDHEFIFGHGPSGDIAVPGQWNTNANTTPGVRRPSNNTVYLRNTNSGGPVDTQFIYGI
- a CDS encoding acyl-CoA dehydrogenase; amino-acid sequence: MSSSDLLLSRRDLAFLLHDWLDVTRLTERPRYAEHSRETFDAVLDLAARVAAERFAPHNRAADTAEPTVDGGRVRTIPQVRAALDAFADTGLFAATLDESVGGMQLPHAVAAAAFAWFQAANVGTSAYPFLTLGNANLLLAHGSAEQVDTWVRPMVAGRFFGTMCLSEPQAGSSLADLTTRAEPQDDGTYRLTGTKMWISAGDHELAENIVHLVLARIPGGPPGVKGLSLFIVPKVLLADDGTPGPRNDVVLVGLNHKLGYRGTTNTLLNFGEGVHRPYGRAGAVGYLVGQPHRGLALMFHMMNEARIGIGAGATALGYTGYLKSVAYARQRPQGRPVADKDPTAPQVPIVAHPDVRRMLLAQKSYVEGALALVLYCGRLLDEEKTAPDGADRERAHLLLELLTPIAKSWPAQWCLAANDLAIQVHGGYGYTRDYDVEQHWRDNRLNAIHEGTHGIQALDLLGRKVTMRDGAALELLLETMRATVTRAWKADGPTADLAGRLQTAVDRIAVVTRRLWATGDPELALANASVYLEAVGHVVIAWMWLEQVLAVEALGSPEGEFFAGKRAAARYFYRWELPKVAAQFDLLESLDRTTLDMRESWF
- a CDS encoding NlpC/P60 family protein, giving the protein MQSYARRSGWWARRSLVPVAVLAAALASTPTVASATPDNSAVDAAGLAVTAVPGDPALPEYPGLAPRAGAFAAVSTTPIPCGDNGSDKGMQRSDAVNRARSWLSVGGVPYSQNRCYENQYGDYRTDCSGFVAMAWGLGGSGSSFWTGNLDSRSHPIARGDLAPGDALLRHTGDPSENHVALFVKWSDSAHTAPVVIEQTGSSGTIERTWTSGYAGLYTPVRYDNILEDVSPEDVPISGDWNGDGIDTVGVFRPSNSTFYLRDTNSGDATRIFKFGHGPSGDIPVAGDWNNDGKDSVGVFRPTNSTWYLTNGTTTNTNTTDHEFIFGHGPSGDQPIAGDWNNNGYDSVGVFRPTNSTWYLTNGTTTNTNDTNYEFKFGHGPSGDQPIAGDWNNNGYDSVGVFRPTNSTWYLTNGTTTATNTTDHEFIFGHGPSGDIAVPGQWNTNTNTTPGVRRPSNNTVYLRNTNSGGPVDTQFIYGI
- a CDS encoding ATP-binding protein, with the translated sequence MTGYDVRPDEETVPLLGAEVRIVDPAGLLAAAQDGPVELLAGADFPAPVREVRCTLRVDAVDERPVHRFEAYLRVEAAPAGLLALGLAGPVGLLLAERLAARGGDGPAAAVGRVAAEATRRLGLRPAGTALATPPRDPAGRAVLRAAESAGVRPRVEQDNGTVRIRVDVPSAEVGPEHLRVVLGLLLQAVRELTGDSLEPTVLRGRTYRVGRRPVTVAAPRSATVAAPRSTTVTLDQVGGLTDVVARFREVAVSFRHPAAMARWGARRPQGILMYGPPGTGKTMLARALANEVGADFVEIRTPEILDKYLGGSERNIKRIFRDARRYRRPTVMLFDEFDSIISYAGAGGDAASQAVNAVAGIFKQEMNTLFEENPDVIVVATTNFPQRVDASLIRSGRFDLKIAIPAPDDTGRAEILTKMIRELIDRHEQPGFRMFADDLDPAALAADTAGLTGADLREALRRVQLAKALREAAEGAPPAPIGQDDLREAVAGLRRG
- a CDS encoding AfsR/SARP family transcriptional regulator, translated to MKQLVRPPQWERLEATGPARISVLGPLLVTRDGQPTDLRAGRHRVVLARLALTPGRPVSRAELIHLLWGDTPPTSATNVVQTHISRIRRLLEPTPHPDRAPSVILGSGGYQLRADPERLDLVAYRSRLLDAGAPALPPGRAFELLLDALDMWRGDDAAQDVPELAGDPLITALAEERVEAAVRLAALGEVVHQQRQVLPLLRRLAGRFPWHESLHARLVVALAASGQQAAAIEAFESVRQRLAEELGVDPGRELIEARQAVIGGPGDRGAGTPVDLRGAVTPQQVPAPPVDFCGRAGELREIERAFRYPERGSPVVRVISGMAGVGKTSLALKAAWGLRRDFPDGQLYIDLRGGDDRPVAVAYGLARLLKALGVEARAVPGDEDEAAALYRSVLADRRVLIVLDNAHNAAQIRLLLPGPGGSAVLVTSRNQCEELDGAATTLLPVFTSDEALDLLRIKLGAARVQTERGEAEALVDACGRLPIAVRLMAGRLAGRPGSTVAEVLQGLTDERLRLAQFSLGDRTVTSSFAISCRALPSAAAEVFHTAALIPGEDFSAAAVAALLGTEQRGVRTALERLVAENLLQPGGAGRYRYHDLLRLYALRAGETRETPVDRAAALGRLYTWYLTRTASAMDLVYADMVRLPIDVDPAENPFPDLDAATGWLSREASNLFAAVEVAAADGHGARSWQLADQLRGYFFVSGDVLAWLATGSAGLAAAEAAGNVLAQAAMHQTIGQAHWAAGKHHLAADAYRRGIEAARGSGWLVGEAYLSHNLGLVQAELGHPDEAQELYQRALTLGDGPEFHHVRAVTLNDLGTLCHERGQLAEAAGYLTAAQQLNERSARNPSAMANRHNLAMVLRQMEDFEPARAHFETALDYYRRSGATLRELSVLDELSQLDRQLHEWVSAVHNAAEAVRLARKLRNLRAEAATLNTLGFALLGSRAVDDARARFTESLAISRNRGFQYFECQAAIGLAEAALLEGAAEEAGRTAEDAVLIASRNAYRALHSDALIVRAKVAIRRGEPEAARQHCAALRDLLGTTFLPDRERECEAIEARLTPLPPRRDPVVSGSRRGGGGQMP